The DNA window AAATCTTCGAGGTATTTTAAATACTTTAAAGTTTCAGGAAGCTTTAAGGTGTCTTCTGTATCGGTGAATTTAATGGTTTTGAGTTTTGAATTATAAGCGATACTTGCAGGGATGCTATCCATTTTAGTATGACTTAATTCTAAATGATACAGATTCACTAATTTTTTAAAATCGGCCGGTAATGCGGTAAAGGGATTATTATAACTGGCGAAATAAATTAAGTTGTATAAATCTCCGATATTCTTCGGAAAATCAGTCACCATGTTTCCGCTAAGCTTTAGTACTTGCAAATCTTTAAGCGTACTTAGTTTTTCGTAGGATTTTGGATCAAGCGTTTTGTAACTCAAATCCATTTTATACACACCGGCATTAATCTTGAGGGCTTCTTTCAAATCTGTATAAACACGACTTCCAAGCGGACCGTATTTATCGAATTCATTTTGTCCGAATGATAAAAAATTAACTGCGAAGAAAATTAATATAAAAATAAATCTGACCATTTTTGCATTACTAAAATAGGCTTTTTACCTGCAAATCAGACTTAAAGAAAAAAAACAATTAAATGTTTTATTAACAAAAGCTTTAATGATAGTTATTGAAAATCTTCCAGCTTAGCTCGTAAGATTTTAATAATTCAGAAGTATTCAGGTTTAACTGGATACCTTTTTTATTGGTAAAGGCTTCTAAATCTTCAGTGGCCATATTGCCGGTTAAATCATCTTTCGCCATCGGACAACCACCGAAGCCATGAATGGCTACATCAAAACTCTGACAACCGTTGTTGTAGGCAGCTTCAATTTTTTCGATGGCCGTGTCGCGTGTTGAATGTAAATGCGCACCAATTTGTACGCCTTTAAATTCAGGAATGATATTTGAGAACAAGTAATTAATAGAATCAGGCGTAGAACAACCAATCGTATCAGATAATGCAATTATTTTTATGCCCATATCCGCCATTTTCTTTGTCCATTTAATCACGATATCAGAATTCCAATCATCACCATAAGGATTTCCGAAAGCCATG is part of the Bacteroidota bacterium genome and encodes:
- a CDS encoding hydroxymethylglutaryl-CoA lyase, with the protein product MKITECPRDAMQGIKTMIPTELKAEYINQLLKVGFDTIDFGSFVSPKAIPQMQDTAEVLKRLDLSSTKSKLLAIIANARGAQDAAMYDEITYLGFPFSVSETFQQRNTNSSIAESLLRVEEIQNLCLKHNKQLVVYISMAFGNPYGDDWNSDIVIKWTKKMADMGIKIIALSDTIGCSTPDSINYLFSNIIPEFKGVQIGAHLHSTRDTAIEKIEAAYNNGCQSFDVAIHGFGGCPMAKDDLTGNMATEDLEAFTNKKGIQLNLNTSELLKSYELSWKIFNNYH